From Leptospira sp. WS58.C1, one genomic window encodes:
- a CDS encoding ParB/RepB/Spo0J family partition protein, giving the protein MAKRADFAGLDLLTAFGGDESLKKEILLSDIITNPEQPRVFGREDVGDLVESMKRLGLIEPIVVRKLGKKFQIVAGERRFQAAKLIGWKSIPVVETEASEDRCYEMALAENEKRKSLNPWEVGRAIQFLRKERKKTAEEVGKILGYTERYVKQLSSIARLDQRSVSELLKSGNDLSVKNLEALLKKKEGRGGETISPRKPGERITLDLKPLTVKNRESFLRELSTLKKKYGLS; this is encoded by the coding sequence ATGGCAAAAAGAGCTGATTTTGCGGGGCTGGATTTACTGACAGCTTTTGGTGGGGACGAATCCCTCAAAAAAGAAATACTTCTTTCGGATATAATTACGAACCCGGAACAACCTAGGGTATTCGGTAGAGAGGATGTGGGCGATCTTGTCGAATCGATGAAACGTTTGGGGTTGATAGAGCCGATCGTTGTCCGCAAGTTAGGTAAGAAGTTCCAAATAGTTGCAGGAGAAAGAAGGTTCCAAGCTGCAAAACTAATAGGTTGGAAATCCATTCCGGTTGTAGAGACCGAGGCTTCCGAAGACAGATGTTATGAGATGGCTTTGGCTGAGAATGAAAAGCGTAAAAGTCTGAATCCCTGGGAAGTAGGAAGGGCGATCCAGTTTTTAAGAAAGGAAAGAAAAAAAACCGCGGAAGAAGTGGGCAAAATCCTAGGTTATACGGAAAGATACGTAAAACAATTGAGTTCTATCGCGAGATTGGACCAAAGATCGGTTTCGGAATTGCTTAAAAGTGGGAACGATCTTTCGGTAAAAAATCTGGAAGCACTACTGAAAAAGAAAGAAGGCCGGGGGGGTGAAACGATTTCACCCCGTAAACCCGGTGAAAGAATCACCTTGGACCTGAAACCTTTGACCGTCAAGAATAGGGAATCTTTCCTAAGAGAACTTTCCACCCTAAAGAAAAAATACGGATTGAGCTAA